In Perca fluviatilis chromosome 18, GENO_Pfluv_1.0, whole genome shotgun sequence, one genomic interval encodes:
- the smyd2b gene encoding N-lysine methyltransferase SMYD2-B: MMGSIEGLERFDSPGKGRGLRVTRPFKVGELLFSSPAYSFVLSLSERGCYCEFCFTRKEGLARCGKCKKAFYCGVKCQKGDWAMHKLECSAMTAFGENWCPSEMSRLVARILAKKKMQKERCASERILLIEEIQSHVEDVDNEKREMTESDIAGLHRFFSKHLELPDHKDLLTLFSQVACNGFTIEDDELSHMGTAIYPDVALINHSCLPSVIVTYKGTSAEVRAVKNMNPGDEVLISYIDLLYPTDDRNNRLREFYYFTCQCQECKTKSSDKAKLKVRKQSDPIEQEVISNMVRYARKTIREFRALKRIKTPSELLEMCEQSLDEMGAVFDDANVYMLHMMYQAMGVCLYMQDPDGAIRYGEKIIKPYSKLYPPYSLNVSSMYLKLGRLYMGLERYSVGISALKKAMAIMEVAHGRDHLYLTELHKEMTRK; the protein is encoded by the exons ATGATGGGCAGCATCGAGGGACTTGAGAGGTTTGACAGTCCTGGTAAAGGCCGAGGTCTCCGCGTTACCAGACCCTTTAAAGTTGGAGAGTTGCTGTTTTCCAGCCCGGCGTACTCTTTTGTGCTGTCACTATCAGAGAGAGGCTGCTACTGCGAGTTCTGCTTTACCAG GAAAGAGGGCTTGGCAAGATGTGGAAAGTGCAAGAAAGCCTTCTACTGCGGTGTGAAATGCCAG AAAGGGGACTGGGCCATGCACAAGCTGGAATGCTCTGCAATGACTGCATTCGGAGAGAACTGGTGCCCGTCAGAGATGTCCCGCCTGGTGGCCCGGATCCTcgccaagaag aaaatgcagaaagaaAGATGTGCTTCTGAGAGGATCTTGCTCATAGAAGAGATCCAATCAC ACGTGGAGGATGTAGACAATGAGAAAAGAGAGATGACTGAGTCAGATATTGCCGGACTGCATCGCTTTTTCTCCAAACATTTGGAGTTGCCCGACCATAAAGACCTTCTCACACTCTTCTCCCag GTTGCCTGTAATGGTTTCACTATAGAGGATGATGAACTGTCCCACATGGGTACTGCAATCTACCCAGA TGTGGCACTGATAAACCACAGCTGTCTTCCCAGTGTCATAGTCACATATAAGGGGACGTCTGCTGAGGTTCGAGCAGTGAAGAACATGAATCCTGGAGATGAA GTGCTCATCAGCTACATAGATCTCCTCTATCCAACAGACGACCGTAACAACAGGCTGAGAGAGTTCTATTATTTCACCTGTCAATGCCAGGAATGCAAAACCAAGTCCAGT GACAAGGCAAAGTTGAAAGTGCGTAAGCAGAGTGACCCCATCGAGCAAGAGGTCATCAGCAACATGGTGCGCTATGCCAGGAAAACCATCAGAGAGTTCCGGGCCCTCAAACGCATAAAAA CCCCTAGTGAGTTGCTGGAGATGTGTGAACAGAGCCTGGATGAGATGGGTGCTGTCTTTGATGACGCCAATGTCTACATGCTTCACATGATGTACCAGGCCATGGGGGTTTGTCTCTACATGCAAGATCCAGACGGAGCTATCAGATACGGCGAGAAGATCATCAAACCTTACAG CAAGCTGTATCCACCCTACTCTTTGAATGTGTCCTCCATGTACCTCAAGTTGGGCAGACTGTACATGGGGCTGGAGAGGTACTCAGTGGGCATCAGCGCTCTCAAGAAG GCAATGGCCATAATGGAAGTGGCTCATGGGAGGGATCACCTCTACTTGACAGAGTTGCACAAAGAGATGACACGAAAATGA
- the LOC120546612 gene encoding tyrosine-protein phosphatase non-receptor type 14-like yields MPFRLKLRRTRRYNVLSKNYFVTRIRLLDSNVIECTLSVESTGQECLEAVAQRLELRETHYFGLWFQGKTQAPAHRWVELEKPLKKQLDKFGNESLLFFGVMFYVPSVSRLEQEATRYQYYLQVKKQVLDGRLHCSVEQGIRLAGLAVQADFGDFTQFMSQDFLREYVLFPVVNWPNGEEVLEECTQKVAEEHKSHCRMQTAEAELLYIKDVEKLDGFGQESFPAKDNYTNDIFIGVSFIGVFVKHRNGRSIMLHKWKDIGTIAHNKSAITVEITSRDDTIIFHMEDMEMAKYIARLFTARHKFYKQNKICAEPNHSPAPIRRRPTWTHRKSLPRPQSCNFQSMHSQYGEHYQDTQSSQDSIFHDDPYYKSETSLDCCPADFPFRNGTVPNGSMYSSPSLSSLNHSQTFVPPSPMSSNLSIPGSELMRPDYIPSHRHSAIIAPSYRPTPEYDAVMRQKRRILPTHHDLHSQSLRSLNISNACAYRQPEALVYSQPEMRERSPYHGLGPSPGPYTPQISYSKPVSHGPHQGGPASSQGPCHSPCVNGGGGSGGGGGVGSSISHTVSTPELANTKQQGNNAGSYAATANMLRNHMSRPPPPYPSSSFRPATSTPDLASHRHRCMGGSSPELVTRMVQLSVKTFQPDSSAVVHQSLQEVSEPLTAAAKHRSTLGKRHSMEVISSMRGGGGGGMEGLVMKGMNAPLHRRNTLREHVMPPQPQSIPQPQPQTPQPQPQPPAQQPQELSVQMPAQKASETCVTPPVAYQHQKTLSNATMLIHSSESEEEEEEEEERPELDVQIPGLNEDISISAQLQAALAKLPNKPPPEYPGPPRPSSNAQIRTHNHTHHRNQYQGPQSNQGPMDPNQSQGRAIKAGQIPGVNGPGGGGGAGGGGTLTRGDQGGVNGAVLGPSISEPDLTSVKERVRKEPVKERPVSEMFSLEDSIVEREIAQRTLERQKMSVDSMKRPLMMAALNGLYVARMPVPVSPAEEGAKAATDERCKTLELKLEEERVFTEYEQVPKKRTDCVLTTATLPENTERNRFRDVVPYEENRVELVPNKENNTGYINASHIKVMIRGEEWHYIATQGPLANTCADFWQMVWEQGVNVIAMVTAEEEGGRSKSHRYWPKLGSKHNSATHGKFKVTTKFRTDSGCYATTGLKVKHLLSGQERTVWHLQYTDWPEKGCPEYVQGFLSYLEEIQSVRRHTNSMLDTSKSLNPPVVVHCSAGVGRTGVVILTELMISCLEHNEPVEVPTMLSGLRQQRMLMVQTISQYKFVYQVLIQFLKNSRLI; encoded by the exons ATGCCCTTCCGGCTGAAGCTGCGGCGCACACGGCGCTACAACGTCCTGAGCAAGAACTACTTTGTGACACGAATTCGCCTGCTGGACAGCAATGTGATTGAATGCACTCTTTCAGTGGAGAGTACGGGACAGGAATGTCTGGAGGcggtggcccaaaggctggagCTACGGGAG ACCCATTACTTTGGCCTGTGGTTCCAAGGAAAGACCCAGGCCCCGGCCCATCGCTGGGTGGAGCTGGAGAAACCCCTCAAGAAGCAGCTGGACAAGTTTGGCAATGAGTCACTGCTCTTCTTTGGAGTCATGTTCTACGTGCCCAGTGTTTCCCGGCTGGAGCAAGAAGCCACCAG gTATCAGTATTACCTGCAGGTGAAGAAGCAGGTGTTGGATGGACGCCTCCATTGCTCAGTAGAGCAGGGGATCAGACTAGCTGGCCTAGCAGTACaag CTGACTTTGGAGACTTCACTCAGTTCATGTCTCAGGACTTCCTCAGGGAGTACGTGCTCTTCCCAGTGGTG aaCTGGCCTAATGGCGAGGAGGTGCTGGAAGAGTGCACCCAGAAAGTCGCTGAGGAGCACAAGAGTCACTG TCGAATGCAGACCGCTGAAGCAGAGCTGCTGTACATCAAGGATGTGGAGAAACTGGACGGCTTTGGGCAGGAGAGCTTTCCTGCCAAG GACAACTACACCAACGATATTTTCATCGGTGTGTCCTTCATTGGGGTGTTTGtcaaacacagaaatggcagATCCATCATGCTCCACAA GTGGAAGGACATCGGTACCATAGCGCACAACAAGTCAGCCATCACAGTAGAGATAACAAGCAGAGACGATACCATTATTTTTCACATG GAGGATATGGAAATGGCAAAGTACATCGCTCGTCTTTTCACGGCCAGACACAAATTCTACAAACAGAACAAGATCTGTGCAGA GCCCAATCACTCACCTGCACCAATCAGGAGGAGACCCACATGGACCCACCGCAAATCTCTG CCGCGGCCCCAGTCCTGTAACTTCCAGTCAATGCATTCCCAGTATGGAGAGCATTATCAGGACACACAGAGCTCTCAAG ACAGTATCTTCCATGACGACCCCTACTACAAGTCAGAGACCAGTCTGGACTGCTGCCCGGCGGACTTTCCTTTCCGTAACGGTACCGTGCCCAATGGAAGCATGTACAGCAGCCCCAGCCTGAGCTCCCTCAATCATTCCCAGACTTTTGTCCCGCCCTCGCCCATGTCCTCCAACCTCAGCATCCCCGGCAGCGAGCTCATGCGGCCTGACTACATCCCAAGCCACCGCCACAGCGCCATCATTGCTCCGTCCTACCGGCCCACGCCTGAGTATGATGCTGTAATGCGGCAGAAGCGGCGCATACTCCCCACTCACCATGACCTCCACAGCCAATCGCTACGCAGTCTGAACATCAGTAATGCATGTGCTTACCGCCAGCCTGAGGCTCTGGTATATAGCCAGCCAGAGATGAGGGAGAGGAGCCCTTATCATGGCCTGGGGCCCAGTCCGGGACCGTACACACCACAG ATCAGCTACAGTAAGCCAGTGTCCCATGGCCCTCATCAGGGAGGACCAGCCAGCAGCCAGGGCCCATGTCATTCACCCTGCGTTAATGGAGGGGGAGGCAGTGGTGGGGGTGGAGGTGTAGGAAGCTCCATCTCTCACACTGTCAGCACACCTGAGCTGGCAAATACCAAACAACAGGGGAACAATGCGGGAAGTTATGCAGCTACAGCTAACATGCTGAGAAACCACATGTCGCGCCCTCCTCCACCCTACCCTTCCAGCTCCTTCCGTCCGGCCACCAGCACCCCGGACCTGGCTAGCCACCGTCACCGCTGCATGGGGGGCAGCAGTCCAGAGCTGGTTACCCGTATGGTGCAGCTCTCGGTCAAGACCTTCCAGCCGGACAGCTCGGCCGTGGTTCACCAGTCCCTGCAGGAAGTTAGTGAACCATTAACTGCAGCTGCTAAGCACCGCTCCACCCTGGGCAAGAGACACAGCATGGAGGTGATCAGCAGCatgagaggaggtggaggaggagggatggagggctTGGTGATGAAGGGTATGAATGCTCCCCTTCATCGGAGGAATACTCTGCGAGAACATGTGATGCCGCCTCAGCCTCAGTCCATTCCTCAACCCCAACCCCAAACCCCTCAGCCACAACCCCAGCCTCCAGCTCAGCAGCCACAGGAGTTGTCCGTGCAGATGCCTGCCCAGAAAGCATCTGAAACTTGTGTAACGCCACCTGTGGCCTACCAGCATCAAAAGACTCTCTCCAATGCTACAATGCTCATACACAGTAGTGAgagtgaagaagaggaggaagaggaagaggagaggccTGAGTTGGATGTTCAAATCCCAGGTCTCAATGAGGACATCAGCATCAGCGCTCAGCTCCAGGCTGCATTGGCCAAGCTGCCCAACAAACCCCCTCCAGAGTACCCCGGTCCTCCTAGACCTTCTAGTAATGCTCAAATCCGCACCCACAACCACACTCACCACCGAAACCAATATCAAGGGCCACAGAGCAACCAGGGACCTATGGATCCAAACCAATCCCAGGGCCGAGCAATCAAAGCTGGGCAGATCCCAGGTGTTAACGGGcctggaggtggtggtggtgcaggTGGTGGTGGGACACTGACCCGAGGGGACCAGGGTGGGGTGAATGGAGCAGTTTTGGGTCCATCTATTTCAGAACCGGACCTGACCAGTGTGAAGGAGAGAGTGAGGAAGGAGCCGGTCAAAGAGAGGCCGGTGTCAGAGATGTTCTCCTTAGAAGACAGCATAGTGGAGAGGGAAATCGCTCAGAGG ACGCTGGAAAGACAGAAGATGTCCGTCGACTCCATGAAGAGGCCGCTGATGATGGCTGCCCTCAACGGCCTCTACGTGGCCCGAATGCCTGTCCCTGTGAGTCCTGCGGAAGAAGGTGCCAAGGCTGCTACCGACGAACGG tGTAAGACCTTGGAGTTGAAGCTGGAAGAGGAGCGGGTCTTCACTGAGTATGAACAGGTGCCCAAGAAGAGGACAGACTGTGTTCTCACTACAGCAACTCTGCCCGAAAACACTGAGCGTAACCGTTTCCGTGACGTTGTTCCATACGAAGAGAATCGGGTTGAGCTTGTACCAAACAAGGAGAACAACACGGGCTACATCAATGCCTCGCATATCAAG gtGATGATCAGAGGGGAGGAGTGGCACTACATTGCCACCCAAGGCCCACTAGCCAACACCTGTGCCGACTTCTGGCAGATGGTCTGGGAGCAGGGGGTCAACGTCATCGCCATGGTTACTGCCGAGGAg GAGGGTGGCAGATCCAAGAGTCACCGCTACTGGCCTAAACTGGGATCCAAACACAACTCAGCCACTCACGGCAAGTTCAAGGTGACCACCAAATTCCGCACCGACTCGGGCTGCTACGCCACCACGGGGTTAAAGGTCAAACACCTTCTGTCTGGCCAGGAGAGGACGGTCTGGCACCTTCAGTACACTGACTGGCCTGAGAAGGGCTGTCCCGAATATGTCCAGGGATTCCTCT CCTACCTTGAGGAGATCCAGTCTGTAAGGAGACACACCAACTCCATGCTGGACACCTCAAAGAGCCTCAATCCACCTGTGGTGGTTCACTGTAGTGCCGGGGTGGGTCGCACTGGAGTGGTCATCCTCACTGAGCTCATGATCAGCTGCCTGGAGCACAATGAG CCTGTGGAGGTTCCCACCATGTTGTCAGGGCTGAGGCAGCAGAGGATGCTGATGGTGCAGACCATTTCCCAGTACAAGTTTGTCTACCAGGTCCTTATTCAGTTCCTCAAGAACTCCCGCCTCATCTGA